A window of Pomacea canaliculata isolate SZHN2017 linkage group LG3, ASM307304v1, whole genome shotgun sequence contains these coding sequences:
- the LOC112559304 gene encoding GRB2-associated-binding protein 2-like isoform X2, which translates to MCFLKLGDRINNKLRAMNKLTNIVHSGWMTKSPPEQKLQAPLKFLRAKWKARFFVLHKPSGSLPDHYELSYYNSDQCTKKKGSIDLDQCEQIIESLDSEQYPFLLAVKTVCRGKVRTYYLATSTEDDMSNWVQCLCRVCGLKQEDTHIPDSRMSMVNELGVTSSGTVPVASPGKKSSGDFSSPIITQPTGHDFPSNGSSSSHSTLQSPAVLSTSPQSYVLLNECTTGDSYKRTESIDSVPEYQAPPPPQKVGRSTLGSNATTISSSKTSLDDNVFDPHEGTQRRSVCGNDIYDHPPPSDILHPVPLPLRERSPISTHSSVSERPDSADSGGCRLSDSYDVPPARRSHDSHLPSTALPTPPQRPPKPHGVSQSPYQNVGGRSPVSKNILDVVPSAPKSSGNLLSYDIPRTMNIAPPRESAGLDFAPPPPRHIPSRPGSHAYLNTVPGLGAAHGAVGDSSLKRAGESSKGVLADFMDRVPPVPRESDMGTGAQDLYKSPPLRPARSETMPRTQPSSTAWGPSGQVAIEAEQQIWSTTRTKSFKRNAEVSRSPRPARPPPLEPRRPPPPHLTGVASSSDDDDVSIDGNNTHHDISVVRMSSVPAAPERDMEPELKYLDLALEHPEPGRVQPAPHVHGSQTEYREIDFIKTKALQDVKKVRKLHGK; encoded by the exons ATGTGCTTTCTGAAATTAGGAGATAGGATAAACAACAAACTGAGGGCCATGAATAAGCTAACAAATATTGTTCACTCTGGATGGATGACCAAATCGCCTCCCGAACAAAAGCTGCAAGCACCACTGAAATTTCTTCGCGCG AAATGGAAGGCCCGATTCTTTGTCCTTCACAAGCCCTCAGGCAGTCTGCCGGATCACTACGAGCTGAGCTATTACAACTCAGATCAGTGTACCAAGAAAAAAGGATCTATAGACCTTGACCAGTGTGAGCAGATCATTGAGTCACTTGACTCAGAGCAGTATCCATTCCTCCTTGCCGTGAAGACTGTTTGCAGAGGAAAG GTACGAACTTACTATCTTGCAACATCCACAGAAGACGACATGAGCAACTGGGTACAGTGTCTCTGTCGTGTGTGTGGGCTTAAGCAGGAGGATACAC ATATTCCAGATAGTCGAATGAGCATGGTTAATGAGCTGGGTGTTACAAGCAGTGGTACTGTTCCAGTTGCCAGCCCTGGCAAAAAATCCTCTGGTGACTTTTCCTCGCCTATCATCACACAGCCAACTGGCCATGACTTCCCTTCCAATGGTTCATCATCTTCTCACTCGACTTTGCAGTCCCCGGCAGTCTTGTCCACCTCTCCCCAGTCCTATGTGTTGCTGAATGAATGTACAACTGGGGATTCTTACAAAAGAACAGAGAGCATAGATAGTGTTCCTGAGTACCAGGCACCTCCCCCTCCACAGAAGGTTGGCCGCAGCACACTGGGCAGCAATGCCACTACCATCAGCAGCAGTAAGACAAGTCTTGACGATAATGTTTTTGATCCACATGAAGGCACCCAACGAAGGTCAGTGTGTGGCAATGATATTTATGACCATCCACCACCCTCTGATATTTTGCACCCGGTTCCACTGCCCTTGCGTGAACGAAGTCCCATTTCCACTCATTCCAGCGTCAGCGAACGACCTGACTCAGCTGATTCAGGGGGCTGTCGTCTTAGTGACAGCTATGATGTGCCCCCAGCAAGGAGGAGCCATGACTCACATTTACCGTCCACAGCATTGCCTACTCCACCTCAGCGACCACCTAAACCACATGGTGTGAGTCAGTCTCCATACCAAAATGTGGGTGGAAGGAGTCCAGTCTCAAAGAATATCCTGGATGTTGTGCCTAGTGCCCCTAAATCATCTGGGAACCTCCTTAGCTATGATATCCCTCGTACAATGAACATTGCTCCACCCAGAGAATCAGCTGGTCTTGATtttgcaccaccaccaccgcggCATATTCCATCAAGACCAGGTAGTCATGCGTACCTGAACACGGTTCCTGGCCTTGGTGCTGCCCATGGTGCAGTTGGCGACTCTTCACTAAAGAGGGCTGGAGAAAGCAGCAAGGGAGTCTTAGCAGACTTCATGGACAGAGTGCCACCAGTGCCTAGAGAATCTGATATGGGCACTGGAGCTCAAGACTTGTACAAATCTCCGCCACTGCGGCCAGCACGCTCCGAAACCATGCCAAGAACACAACCATCTTCTACAGCCTGGGGACCTTCAGGACAAGTTG CTATTGAGGCAGAACAGCAAATATGGAGCACAACACGCACAAAGAGTTTCAAGCGAAATGCTGAAGTGAGCCGTTCACCTCGTCCTGCCAG ACCGCCTCCACTGGAACCACGTCGTCCTCCACCACCACATTTAACAGGAGTTGCATCCAGTtctgatgatgacgatgtgTCAATTGATGGAAACAAT ACCCATCATGACATCAGTGTAGTTCGAATGAGCTCTGTTCCTGCTGCTCCTGAGCGGGACATGGAGCCTGAGCTGAAATACCTTGACCTTGCTCTTGAACACCCAGAACCTGGCCGTGTGCAGCCTGCTCCTCATGTGCATGGCTCACAAACTGAATATCGTGAAATAGACTTTATCAAAACGAAAGCCCTTCAGGACGTCAAGAAAGTTCGTAAACTTCATGGAAAGTAG
- the LOC112559620 gene encoding calpain-15-like, giving the protein MEIPSAGKTTDSNNGASKSVDIHKNNTVNIDNHKVAVGGYDDILPNDSWRCRRCTLWNPEKESRCSVCESPRISNIPSDLPEDIDEQGHRSPPPVEAINGVLPGFDMDVIARSPHSHNAQKTDGTATSPIDVDDEWCCSKCTFRCNPAWERNCGSCGQPQKVKSASATSLIQLGKDSVKYFHRVQPSCPPEEDLKSSEQRDEAKCKETEDGDDHQWSCSQCTYENPARVELCTMCGAGKPGWETTSWKCPKCTLVNAASINRCRACRGFKQKSSTDASLHKSSASWCCGQCKFNNQSGTKCHRCSADKGYLPSGQQLYPTLTSHLKDPLMSSGRSGSVGGLHQQESLLVDDLQKFLEQEASECRDSIIAFCQENNEAFVDDSFPPSASSLSLDPSKPLCKDPVFWYRPHELISVDGTRMQSWATLDHWLYCILSLLSCRFLSSMAVLAENPKLVERIVLTREYCKEGVYQVRLCKNGTWTTVLIDDLMPCDAFRRPVFSQARRMQLWVPLIEKAMAKLHGCYEALVSGKCIEGLATLTGAPCESIPLQADEQKARQVDPDLIWAKLLSSRDMRFLMGASCGGGNMKSDESLFKQMGLRSRHAYSILDVQDVEGNKLVRLRNPWGWFSWKGDWCDGSSKWETISADARHQLMAYGDQHGIFWMSFGDLLRYFDSVDVCKIRPDDHESRIHGVFPSCAKDSMKIVKLTVFSTTEVELGLFQEGMRGSDAKNRSPLDLCLLVCREVNNCNIAVGNLVAHSPRQLSCFVGCNVMLEAGEYVVIPLSFNHWNVAPDLPKSVHHYTMSLHSSKRLLVEEISTFRNRHYDNILADAIIQVAIKKGKTEEIRNGVTVYSLMGGWAGGVFVIENRQETKAVHIHCECTNSFNIVSTRGSLVTKDVIPPHHRQVVMVLTQLEKSQCSHLSRRLVHRIACPESGLEEWGSTPSMLHEPPITPEVAFLHNTRPL; this is encoded by the exons ATGGAGATACCAAGTGCA GGAAAAACAACAGACAGCAATAATGGAGCTTCTAAAAGTGTTGACATCCATAAAAATAACACAGTCAACATAGATAACCATAAAGTTGCTGTTGGGGGTTATGATGACATATTGCCAAATGATTCATGGCGCTGTCGTCGTTGCACACTGTGGAAcccagagaaagagagcagatGTAGTGTGTGCGAAAGTCCACGGATTAGCAACATTCCTAGTGATCTGCCAGAAGACATTGATGAACAGGGTCACAGGAGTCCACCACCAGTAGAAGCAATCAATGGTGTTTTGCCAGGTTTTGATATGGATGTAATTGCTCGTAGTCCTCATTCCCATAATGCCCAAAAGACAGATGGAACAGCAACCAGCCCCATTGATGTAGATGATGAATGGTGCTGCTCCAAATGCACTTTTAGATGCAACCCTGCATGGGAGCGTAACTGTGGATCCTGTGGTCAACCCCAGAAAGTAAAATCTGCATCTGCCACCAGTCTTATTCAGCTTGGAAAAGATTCCGTCAAGTACTTTCATCGTGTCCAACCTTCTTGCCCTCCTGAAGAAGACTTGAAATCATCTGAGCAGAGGGATGAAGCTAAGTGTAAAGAGactgaagatggtgatgatCATCAGTGGTCTTGCAGTCAATGCACTTATGAAAATCCAGCCAGAGTGGAGCTGTGCACCATGTGTGGAGCTGGCAAGCCTGGCTGGGAAACAACTAGCTGGAAGTGCCCTAAATGTACGCTTGTCAACGCAGCTAGCATCAACAGGTGTCGTGCTTGCAGAGGATTTAAACAGAAGTCATCAACTGATGCATCTCTTCACAAATCATCAGCATCTTGGTGCTGTGGTCAGTGCAAATTTAATAATCAGAGCGGCACTAAATGTCACAGGTGTTCAGCTGATAAAGGATATTTGCCATCTGGTCAACAGTTATATCCCACTCTTACATCTCATCTTAAGGATCCACTGATGTCTTCAGGAAGGTCAGGATCTGTGGGAGGGTTACATCAACAGGAGAGCTTACTGGTAGATGATCTGCAGAAGTTTCTGGAACAGGAAGCCAGTGAATGCAGGGATTCTATCATTGCATTTTGTCAAGAG AATAATGAGGCTTTTGTAGATGATTCCTTTCCTCCTTCAGCATCATCTTTGAGCTTGGACCCATCCAAACCATTGTGCAAAGATCCAGTCTTCTGGTATCGTCCTCATGAGCTTATCTCTGTTGATGGTACAAGAATGCAGTCATGGGCA ACACTTGATCACTGGTTGTATTGCATACTAAGCCTCTTGTCTTGTAGGTTCCTGAGTTCTATGGCAGTGCTGGCAGAGAACCCCAAGCTTGTAGAACGCATTGTATTGACAAGGGAGTACTGCAAGGAAGGTGTGTATCAAGTACGCCTCTGCAAAAATGGCACCTGGACAACTGTCCTGATTGATGACCTGATGCCTTGTGATGCCTTTCGTCGACCAGTGTTTTCTCAG GCTAGGAGGATGCAGTTGTGGGTACCTCTCATTGAGAAGGCAATGGCCAAACTGCATGGCTGTTATGAAGCCTTGGTGTCTGGCAAGTGTATAGAAGGCTTGGCCACACTCACTGGTGCACCTTGTGAAAGCATACCTCTGCAGG CTGATGAACAAAAGGCTCGTCAGGTGGACCCAGACTTGATCTGGGCAAAACTACTGAGCAGTAGAGATATGAG atTTCTAATGGGTGCATCATGTGGTGGAGGCAACATGAAATCAGACGAGTCACTTTTTAAACAGATGGGCTTGCGAAGTCGCCATGCTTACTCAATTCTGGATGTTCAAGATGTAGAAGGAAACAA GCTGGTTCGACTACGAAATCCGTGGGGTTGGTTTTCATGGAAGGGTGACTGGTGTGATGGATCCAGCAAATGGGAGACAATCAGTGCTGATGCCAGGCATCAACTTATGGCCTATGGTGACCAGCATGGCATTTTCTGGATGTCTTTTGGTGATCTGCTACG ATACTTTGACAGTGTTGACGTCTGTAAGATCCGACCAGATGACCATGAGTCTCGGATACATGGAGTATTCCCATCCTGTGCCAAGGACTCCATGAAGATAGTGAAGTTAACAGTGTTTAGTACAACAGAAGTTGAACTTGGTCTGTTTCAAGAAGGAATGAG AGGATCTGATGCAAAAAACAGGTCACCTCTTGACCTGTGCCTTCTTGTTTGCCGTGAAGTTAACAACTGTAATATTGCTGTTGGCAATCTTGTCGCCCACAGCCCTCGTCAGCTGTCTTGTTTTGTTGGCTGCAATGTCATGTTGGAAGCAGGAGAGTATGTTGTTATTCCTCTGTCCTTCAACCATTGGAATGTAG CACCAGATTTGCCAAAATCTGTGCACCACTATACAATGTCCCTGCACAGCTCCAAACGACTCCTGGTGGAGGAGATCAGCACATTCCGCAACCGTCACTATGACAACATTTTGGCTGATGCCATCATCCAAGTGGCCatcaaaaaaggaaagactgaAGAG ATCCGAAATGGAGTGACAGTATACTCTCTTATGGGGGGCTGGGCAGGAGGGGTGTTTGTGATTGAGAATCGACAGGAAACAAAGGCTGTACATATACACTGCGAGTGCACCAACAGTTTCAACATTGTCTCTACACGTGGTTCTCTGGTCACGAAAGATGTGATACCTCCACATCATAG
- the LOC112559304 gene encoding GRB2-associated-binding protein 2-like isoform X1 codes for MCFLKLGDRINNKLRAMNKLTNIVHSGWMTKSPPEQKLQAPLKFLRAKWKARFFVLHKPSGSLPDHYELSYYNSDQCTKKKGSIDLDQCEQIIESLDSEQYPFLLAVKTVCRGKVRTYYLATSTEDDMSNWVQCLCRVCGLKQEDTPTDIPDSRMSMVNELGVTSSGTVPVASPGKKSSGDFSSPIITQPTGHDFPSNGSSSSHSTLQSPAVLSTSPQSYVLLNECTTGDSYKRTESIDSVPEYQAPPPPQKVGRSTLGSNATTISSSKTSLDDNVFDPHEGTQRRSVCGNDIYDHPPPSDILHPVPLPLRERSPISTHSSVSERPDSADSGGCRLSDSYDVPPARRSHDSHLPSTALPTPPQRPPKPHGVSQSPYQNVGGRSPVSKNILDVVPSAPKSSGNLLSYDIPRTMNIAPPRESAGLDFAPPPPRHIPSRPGSHAYLNTVPGLGAAHGAVGDSSLKRAGESSKGVLADFMDRVPPVPRESDMGTGAQDLYKSPPLRPARSETMPRTQPSSTAWGPSGQVAIEAEQQIWSTTRTKSFKRNAEVSRSPRPARPPPLEPRRPPPPHLTGVASSSDDDDVSIDGNNTHHDISVVRMSSVPAAPERDMEPELKYLDLALEHPEPGRVQPAPHVHGSQTEYREIDFIKTKALQDVKKVRKLHGK; via the exons ATGTGCTTTCTGAAATTAGGAGATAGGATAAACAACAAACTGAGGGCCATGAATAAGCTAACAAATATTGTTCACTCTGGATGGATGACCAAATCGCCTCCCGAACAAAAGCTGCAAGCACCACTGAAATTTCTTCGCGCG AAATGGAAGGCCCGATTCTTTGTCCTTCACAAGCCCTCAGGCAGTCTGCCGGATCACTACGAGCTGAGCTATTACAACTCAGATCAGTGTACCAAGAAAAAAGGATCTATAGACCTTGACCAGTGTGAGCAGATCATTGAGTCACTTGACTCAGAGCAGTATCCATTCCTCCTTGCCGTGAAGACTGTTTGCAGAGGAAAG GTACGAACTTACTATCTTGCAACATCCACAGAAGACGACATGAGCAACTGGGTACAGTGTCTCTGTCGTGTGTGTGGGCTTAAGCAGGAGGATACAC CTACAGATATTCCAGATAGTCGAATGAGCATGGTTAATGAGCTGGGTGTTACAAGCAGTGGTACTGTTCCAGTTGCCAGCCCTGGCAAAAAATCCTCTGGTGACTTTTCCTCGCCTATCATCACACAGCCAACTGGCCATGACTTCCCTTCCAATGGTTCATCATCTTCTCACTCGACTTTGCAGTCCCCGGCAGTCTTGTCCACCTCTCCCCAGTCCTATGTGTTGCTGAATGAATGTACAACTGGGGATTCTTACAAAAGAACAGAGAGCATAGATAGTGTTCCTGAGTACCAGGCACCTCCCCCTCCACAGAAGGTTGGCCGCAGCACACTGGGCAGCAATGCCACTACCATCAGCAGCAGTAAGACAAGTCTTGACGATAATGTTTTTGATCCACATGAAGGCACCCAACGAAGGTCAGTGTGTGGCAATGATATTTATGACCATCCACCACCCTCTGATATTTTGCACCCGGTTCCACTGCCCTTGCGTGAACGAAGTCCCATTTCCACTCATTCCAGCGTCAGCGAACGACCTGACTCAGCTGATTCAGGGGGCTGTCGTCTTAGTGACAGCTATGATGTGCCCCCAGCAAGGAGGAGCCATGACTCACATTTACCGTCCACAGCATTGCCTACTCCACCTCAGCGACCACCTAAACCACATGGTGTGAGTCAGTCTCCATACCAAAATGTGGGTGGAAGGAGTCCAGTCTCAAAGAATATCCTGGATGTTGTGCCTAGTGCCCCTAAATCATCTGGGAACCTCCTTAGCTATGATATCCCTCGTACAATGAACATTGCTCCACCCAGAGAATCAGCTGGTCTTGATtttgcaccaccaccaccgcggCATATTCCATCAAGACCAGGTAGTCATGCGTACCTGAACACGGTTCCTGGCCTTGGTGCTGCCCATGGTGCAGTTGGCGACTCTTCACTAAAGAGGGCTGGAGAAAGCAGCAAGGGAGTCTTAGCAGACTTCATGGACAGAGTGCCACCAGTGCCTAGAGAATCTGATATGGGCACTGGAGCTCAAGACTTGTACAAATCTCCGCCACTGCGGCCAGCACGCTCCGAAACCATGCCAAGAACACAACCATCTTCTACAGCCTGGGGACCTTCAGGACAAGTTG CTATTGAGGCAGAACAGCAAATATGGAGCACAACACGCACAAAGAGTTTCAAGCGAAATGCTGAAGTGAGCCGTTCACCTCGTCCTGCCAG ACCGCCTCCACTGGAACCACGTCGTCCTCCACCACCACATTTAACAGGAGTTGCATCCAGTtctgatgatgacgatgtgTCAATTGATGGAAACAAT ACCCATCATGACATCAGTGTAGTTCGAATGAGCTCTGTTCCTGCTGCTCCTGAGCGGGACATGGAGCCTGAGCTGAAATACCTTGACCTTGCTCTTGAACACCCAGAACCTGGCCGTGTGCAGCCTGCTCCTCATGTGCATGGCTCACAAACTGAATATCGTGAAATAGACTTTATCAAAACGAAAGCCCTTCAGGACGTCAAGAAAGTTCGTAAACTTCATGGAAAGTAG